The genomic stretch TAGTCAATCTCAATACCGTCAAACCCGCCCTGCAAGGTCAGGGCAATGATTTGGTCAATGTGCTGTTCCATTGCGCGCTCATCGGCAAATAAGCGGCGGAGAACCTCGCTATCCTTCAGCGCAACCGATCCGTCGGCATTTTGCTTATCATTGACAAAGGTAAGATAAGTTTCATATTTTCCTGTTTTCTTGGTTAAATCGCTTTTTTTACGCCTAAGCGATTCTGGAATAAAAGCCTGGTCATTCTGATCAAAATAAGCCCCAAAATAACAAAGCTTCTCGAGGTTATTTACCGCTCTTGTCAAATCCCTTTCGCCCTCGTCCAAATCCCAGTAAGCCAACCAGGCCGACAGCTTTGCCGGTTCCCCGCCGGCCTCCGGCGGACCCAGGCTGCAGCCTGCTAAGCTGCCGATAACCAGCAATACAATAACCGCTTTAAAAAATTTGCCGACGATGTCGCTCACTCCCCGCCGCCCTGACCGGTGATCATCCGGCCGCCTATTCGAAACTTACTAGTACCTTGTCAGCCTTAAAACGGTAGAATAATGGCGAGGCTATTTTTCGTAAGACAAGGCGGAGGAGGGAGGCATACCGGGAGTATGCTGACCGACGACAACGCAGGCTTGCGGAAAATAGACCGTCAGTATTCACTGAATTAGGGCTGACACGGTACTAGTCCCCTTTATTTTCCTATTTCCATTAAACAGCCGTAAAGCCCTGCAAGCGCACGAATATCGGCTATGCCTCCTGCCTTTTGCCCTGCTTTTTGGCCAGCTCCGCCAGATCGGCCGGCGTCAGGCGCGTTCCCCACGTCGTTTTCCAGAAAGTCACCCAGGCAACCGGCATCTGCCATAACAGCACCGCTTCATAATACAGGCAAAACCACAGTCCAAACACCCAGGTCGAGCTTCTCCTCAGAAATAACTGCGCCATACTCATCAGCAGGGCCATCAGGCATAATCCCAGGATAAACGTCAGCGGAAACACCCGGTGCAGCACCGGAATGTAGATCAGGTTATACAGTACAATCACCGGCGCCAGCAGCGGCACCAGCAGCCCCATGTAAAACGACAAAGCCATAAACGGCTCCTTCTTCCACATAAAGCCGCCCGCGATCAGCGTTTCTCTCAGCCACGACCGTTTCCAGCGCATCTGCTGCTTTAAAAAGACCCCGTAACGATTTGGTACGATCGTGCTGCAGATTGCCGTATCCTGATATCCCGTCCGGTTCTCTCTTAAAATAAAGTTGGTCATGCTCCGGTCATCACCAAACGTCGCTTTCTCTCCCAAAAACCGCTGATTCAGCCAGCTGTCCAGATGCTTGATCACCAGCTCTTTCCGGTAGCACGACAGCGGGCCCGATAAACAGGTTACCGCGTCAAAATAGCCTTCCG from Dendrosporobacter quercicolus encodes the following:
- a CDS encoding glycosyltransferase family 2 protein, whose amino-acid sequence is IVQPFKDKKMGGVSGRTDVANTYTNTLTKMQAVRYFIAFRIMKAAEGYFDAVTCLSGPLSCYRKELVIKHLDSWLNQRFLGEKATFGDDRSMTNFILRENRTGYQDTAICSTIVPNRYGVFLKQQMRWKRSWLRETLIAGGFMWKKEPFMALSFYMGLLVPLLAPVIVLYNLIYIPVLHRVFPLTFILGLCLMALLMSMAQLFLRRSSTWVFGLWFCLYYEAVLLWQMPVAWVTFWKTTWGTRLTPADLAELAKKQGKRQEA